The Pseudonocardia sp. HH130630-07 DNA window CCCGAGTCCACGACCGTCGGCGACGGGCTCGACGACGCCGTCGTCGTGTTCCGGGCGCTCGCACTCGCCGACCTGGGCCGCCACCCCGAGGCCACCGCGTCCTTGGTGCACGCGCTCGCCGATCACCTTCCCCGCTACACCGCGTCCGCACACCGTTACGCCGACGCGCTGCTCGCCGCCGACGGCCGGGGCGGGAGCCCTGGAACGCACTGAGCGGAGCAGTGTGTCGGCGGCGTGGACGGCCACGGAGACTCGAGGTGTGGATCCCGTAGCCGGGGGAGGCAGGTCGGCCCCTGCCCGGGATCCGCGTGGTCCGGGAGGGGCCGACGCGGTGACGCTACTCGGTCAGCCCGGCTGCTCTGGGCCTGGTCTGCGGCGCTGTGGCCGGGCGGGTCAGTGGGCGGGTGATGGCGCCGTAGCCGCCGAGGGGGTCGGCGTGGTGTTGTCCGGGGGCCCACTGGGCGACGTCGATCAGACCGGGGGGTTCGAGGTCCCAGCCGGTGAGTAGTGCGTGGATCTCGGCGCGGTTGCGCATGGTGCCTGGGGTGCGGGTGGAGGCGTAGTGGCTGTTGGCGGCGGCGATCTCGGCGGCGAGCTGGGGGTGGTCGGGGTAGTCGGTGCTGGACTGGGCGAGGACCAGGACGCTGCCCGGGGCCAGGGCGTCGCGGTAGGCGCGCAGGATCTGGGCGGGCTGATCGGTGTCGGAGACGAAGTGCAGTACCCCGATGAGCAGGACCGCGACCGGCTGGGTGAGGTCGAGCAGGTCGGCCACGCCGGGGCTGGTCAGGACTGCTCGGGGGTGGCGCAGGTCGGCCTGGGTGACGGTGACCTGGTCGGTGTCGCCGAGCAGGTGACGGCTGTAGGTGACCGCGACCGGTTCGATGTCGACGTAGGCGACGCGCGCGGCCGGGTTGTGGGTCCAGGCGGTCTCGTGGACGTTGCCGACGGTGGGCAGCCCGGAGCCGAGGTCGAGGAGCTGGGTGATGGCGAGGTCGCGGACGCAGTGGCGCACGGCGTGGCGCAGGAACACCCGGTTGGCCTGAGCCAAGGATACGGCGCCGGGGTAGGCGTCGCGCACGGTGCGGGCGAGCTGGCGGTCGGATTCGAAGTTGTGCGAGCCGCCGAGCAGGAAGTCATAGGCCCGGGCGGCGTTCGGCTGATTCAGGTCGATCGCTTCGGGATCACTGATGTCGTTACGTTCGCGCATAGCGGGAGTATGCCTGCCCGAGTAGCTGATTCCGACCGCGTCTGCTCACCGCCTTCACCGACCTGGGTCGGTCGTCCTCTGCCTGGCGGGGGCGTGGAGCCGATCAG harbors:
- a CDS encoding SAM-dependent methyltransferase is translated as MRERNDISDPEAIDLNQPNAARAYDFLLGGSHNFESDRQLARTVRDAYPGAVSLAQANRVFLRHAVRHCVRDLAITQLLDLGSGLPTVGNVHETAWTHNPAARVAYVDIEPVAVTYSRHLLGDTDQVTVTQADLRHPRAVLTSPGVADLLDLTQPVAVLLIGVLHFVSDTDQPAQILRAYRDALAPGSVLVLAQSSTDYPDHPQLAAEIAAANSHYASTRTPGTMRNRAEIHALLTGWDLEPPGLIDVAQWAPGQHHADPLGGYGAITRPLTRPATAPQTRPRAAGLTE
- a CDS encoding tetratricopeptide repeat protein: MQLASSLRNLGRPQDSLALLDPESTTVGDGLDDAVVVFRALALADLGRHPEATASLVHALADHLPRYTASAHRYADALLAADGRGGSPGTH